One window of the Chryseotalea sp. WA131a genome contains the following:
- a CDS encoding ATP-binding cassette domain-containing protein — protein sequence MIKIKHISKSFNGKAVLNDISGEFDKGKTNLIIGSSGTGKSVLLKCIVGLLQSDTGNVFYDLRNFTEADKEVKSEIRREIGMLFQGGALFDSKNVEENVRFPLDILTTMPLDEKMDRVNFCLKRVGLENVNKKMASEISGGMKKRVGIARAMVNNPNYLFCDEPNSGLDPQTSILIDELILEITHEFNITTIVVTHDMNSVLGIGEKIMFLYKGNMMWEGANTEITHSGVKELDDFVFINKVMKSLKGKPI from the coding sequence ATGATTAAGATTAAACATATTTCAAAATCCTTCAATGGCAAAGCGGTGCTCAACGACATCAGCGGTGAGTTTGACAAAGGAAAAACCAATTTGATTATCGGAAGCAGTGGCACAGGCAAAAGTGTTTTGTTGAAATGTATTGTCGGCTTGCTTCAATCCGATACAGGGAATGTGTTTTACGATTTGCGAAACTTTACCGAAGCCGACAAAGAAGTAAAATCTGAAATACGCAGGGAGATCGGGATGCTCTTTCAAGGAGGCGCCCTCTTTGATTCTAAAAATGTGGAAGAAAATGTTCGCTTCCCCCTCGACATTCTCACCACCATGCCACTAGATGAAAAAATGGACCGCGTTAACTTTTGCTTGAAACGCGTGGGGCTAGAGAATGTGAACAAGAAAATGGCTTCTGAGATAAGCGGTGGTATGAAGAAGCGTGTGGGCATTGCACGCGCCATGGTCAACAATCCTAATTATTTGTTTTGTGATGAGCCCAACTCTGGCTTAGACCCGCAAACTTCTATTTTGATTGATGAATTGATTTTAGAAATCACGCACGAGTTTAATATTACCACCATTGTGGTTACCCACGATATGAACTCGGTGCTGGGTATTGGTGAGAAAATTATGTTTCTCTACAAGGGCAATATGATGTGGGAAGGTGCCAATACAGAAATTACCCACTCAGGTGTAAAAGAGCTGGATGACTTTGTGTTCATCAACAAGGTGATGAAGAGTTTGAAGGGTAAACCGATTTAG
- a CDS encoding ABC transporter permease codes for MKEFGKYMMFLGTLVVRRETFITYYRLVIEECMQIGVKSISLFVLVSTFMGAVTTVQTAYNLVTPLVPRYVISQVVREMTVLELAPTIMAIIFAGKIGSSMAGGLGTMRITEQIDALEVMGINSSSYLVLPKIIASLIMYPMLVIFAGVCSMVGGYLVGVFTGILTPTEYIMGIRSVFNEYTVTFALIKSFVFAFLISSISSFKGYYTHGGALEVGIASTEAVTSSVIAVLLADYFLANLLL; via the coding sequence GTGAAAGAATTCGGTAAATACATGATGTTTTTGGGCACGCTAGTGGTGAGGCGTGAGACGTTTATTACCTACTACCGCTTGGTGATTGAAGAGTGTATGCAGATTGGGGTGAAGTCAATTTCGCTTTTTGTGCTGGTCTCTACTTTTATGGGGGCAGTGACTACGGTGCAAACCGCTTACAATTTAGTAACACCCCTTGTGCCTCGTTATGTAATTTCGCAGGTGGTGCGCGAGATGACAGTGCTGGAATTGGCCCCTACCATTATGGCCATAATTTTTGCTGGTAAAATCGGGTCCAGCATGGCGGGCGGACTTGGCACCATGCGCATTACTGAGCAGATCGATGCGCTCGAGGTGATGGGTATCAATTCATCTTCATACTTAGTATTGCCCAAGATTATTGCTTCGCTCATTATGTACCCCATGCTAGTGATATTTGCTGGCGTTTGTTCGATGGTGGGCGGCTATTTGGTGGGCGTGTTTACGGGCATTCTTACCCCAACTGAATACATCATGGGCATTCGCTCGGTATTTAATGAATACACCGTTACGTTTGCATTGATAAAATCATTCGTGTTCGCTTTCTTGATTTCCTCCATCTCTTCTTTTAAAGGCTACTACACCCATGGTGGAGCATTGGAGGTGGGCATTGCCAGCACCGAAGCCGTAACCTCCAGTGTGATTGCTGTTTTGTTGGCCGATTACTTCTTAGCAAACTTGCTGCTCTAA
- a CDS encoding SDR family NAD(P)-dependent oxidoreductase: MNKLIVVTGGTKGIGRAILERFAQAGFDVATCARKENDLTNLHTEIEKQHSVKAFVYPADMSQLSQIKSFVNFIQTLNRPIEVLVNNAGYFIPGSVLDEPEGSLESMINSNVYSAYYITRGLAKQMVASQSGHIFNMCSIASIKAYPNGGSYAISKFALLGFSKVLREELKDKGIRVTAILPGATRTSSWEGVDLPDERFMKSEDVAETIFSAYSLSKRSVVEEILIRPQLGDI, translated from the coding sequence ATGAACAAACTGATAGTTGTAACGGGCGGAACGAAAGGAATTGGCCGTGCTATTTTAGAGCGATTTGCCCAAGCCGGTTTTGATGTGGCCACCTGCGCCCGAAAGGAAAACGACTTGACCAACCTCCACACCGAAATTGAAAAGCAGCACAGCGTAAAAGCCTTTGTCTACCCGGCCGATATGTCGCAATTGAGCCAGATAAAAAGTTTTGTCAACTTTATACAGACCCTTAACCGCCCCATAGAAGTGCTCGTGAACAATGCGGGCTATTTTATTCCCGGCTCGGTGCTAGACGAGCCCGAAGGCAGTTTAGAGAGCATGATCAACAGCAATGTGTACAGCGCCTACTACATCACCCGCGGCTTGGCCAAGCAAATGGTGGCCAGCCAAAGCGGCCATATCTTCAACATGTGCTCCATCGCCAGCATAAAGGCTTACCCCAATGGCGGCTCCTATGCCATCTCTAAGTTTGCCCTCCTAGGCTTTAGCAAAGTGCTGCGCGAAGAACTCAAAGACAAAGGCATCCGGGTAACGGCCATCTTGCCCGGTGCCACCCGCACCTCCAGTTGGGAAGGAGTCGATCTGCCCGATGAACGTTTCATGAAATCCGAAGACGTAGCCGAAACCATTTTCAGCGCCTACAGCCTATCCAAGCGCAGTGTGGTGGAAGAGATTTTGATACGGCCACAGTTGGGGGATATTTGA
- a CDS encoding TonB-dependent receptor — protein sequence MEEHKKLTTQEKALRINLSKAIYGSFAEIGAGQEVAANFFKVGGASGTIAKTMSAYDMKFSDAIYGVGDRYVCEDRLMRMLTHEYQLLPERLPHRIETTRFFSFADTVEVLNYERTNQGHGWIGLRFQMHPQSDFNDCVIHVKMHDNDPLQQQSSLGILGVNLIYACMFLHDPEQIVLSLLDGLTTRRIEVDMFRLTGPDFGYVDNRLMALKLVKNGLTKAAMFGPDGQVMQPSEYLYKKNVLVLRGRFRPVTHVNVDMLLTSLRHFKKEEDVERSKLITLTELTLNDLSPDGNIDEKDFLYRADIICSLGQNVLVSNYFEYYRLVDYLSKITKGKKTGIVMGIYALQKVFDEKTYENIRGGILECFASLFGTNVKLYIYPALRKDGSLFTLKDFEKELPANLKSLFRYVMENNKLEDIHDANVANLNIISDNVLAMIKRGEDGWEKYVPHKVEEAIKEQGLFDYPKTNSTGALVEQAKIEN from the coding sequence ATGGAAGAGCACAAGAAACTGACCACCCAAGAGAAAGCACTGCGGATCAACTTAAGTAAAGCCATTTATGGCTCGTTTGCGGAAATAGGAGCAGGGCAAGAAGTTGCAGCTAATTTTTTTAAAGTAGGCGGTGCCTCGGGCACCATCGCTAAAACCATGTCGGCATACGACATGAAGTTTTCTGATGCGATTTATGGGGTGGGCGATCGTTATGTATGCGAAGATAGACTCATGCGGATGCTTACACATGAGTACCAACTCTTGCCAGAACGGCTTCCGCACCGAATTGAAACCACCCGTTTTTTCTCTTTTGCCGATACCGTAGAAGTTTTGAATTACGAACGCACCAACCAAGGTCATGGTTGGATTGGTTTACGTTTTCAAATGCATCCACAAAGTGATTTTAATGATTGCGTCATTCATGTAAAGATGCACGACAACGACCCACTTCAGCAACAATCATCCCTCGGGATTTTAGGGGTGAACCTGATTTACGCCTGTATGTTTTTGCACGACCCTGAGCAAATTGTTTTGTCGTTGCTAGATGGCCTTACCACCCGAAGGATAGAAGTGGATATGTTTCGGTTAACAGGCCCCGATTTTGGGTATGTGGATAATCGGCTGATGGCTTTGAAGTTGGTGAAGAACGGGCTCACCAAAGCAGCGATGTTTGGTCCCGATGGACAAGTGATGCAGCCATCGGAATATTTGTATAAAAAGAATGTGTTGGTTCTGCGCGGTCGCTTTCGCCCGGTTACACATGTCAACGTAGACATGCTACTCACTTCCCTTCGGCATTTTAAGAAAGAAGAGGATGTAGAGCGATCCAAACTAATTACACTTACCGAACTTACCCTAAATGACTTGAGCCCCGATGGGAACATCGATGAAAAAGATTTTTTGTATCGAGCAGACATTATCTGCTCGTTGGGGCAAAATGTATTGGTGTCCAATTATTTTGAATACTATCGATTGGTTGATTACCTATCCAAAATCACCAAAGGAAAGAAGACAGGCATTGTGATGGGGATTTATGCCTTGCAAAAAGTATTTGACGAAAAGACCTACGAAAACATTCGTGGCGGGATTTTGGAATGCTTTGCTTCACTTTTTGGCACGAATGTCAAATTGTATATCTATCCCGCCTTGCGCAAAGACGGTTCCCTTTTTACGCTAAAGGATTTCGAAAAAGAATTGCCTGCCAATTTAAAGAGTTTGTTCCGCTACGTAATGGAGAACAATAAATTGGAAGACATTCACGATGCCAACGTGGCCAATCTCAATATCATATCCGACAATGTGCTGGCCATGATCAAGCGAGGAGAAGATGGCTGGGAAAAATATGTTCCTCACAAAGTGGAAGAGGCCATTAAAGAGCAAGGCTTGTTCGACTATCCAAAAACAAATTCTACGGGCGCACTTGTAGAGCAAGCGAAGATTGAAAACTGA
- a CDS encoding sodium-dependent transporter produces MANRGSFSSKIGFILAAAGSAVGLGNIWRFPYLAGQNGGAAFLVIYLICILTLCFPVMVGEIAIGRKAQSDAYGSYQKLGGGKWGYLGLFGILAGIFILSFYNVVAGWAFGYFLEISFGNLLNEQDFGAFFGSYINNIGTIMIFSIGFMVLTAFVVSQGVQKGIEAANKIMMPALYAILIGLIIYSLTLPNAIDGVKFYLVPDLSKINSQTLFDGLRQAFFSLSLGMGTLMTYGSYVDKKQNVVSSAAVISIADTSVAFLAGLMVFPMVAAIGAFDVEGPSLVFVVLTKVFHNMGPVVGRIVGGSFFLLLCFAALTSTISLLEVPVAYLVDQKKLPRKPVVWGVATLIFVLGIPSLLSMGKVEFLSHLPFYKGRDFLTFVSDMCDLSLTIGGCMLCIFIRQRWKIANMNEELSHGNPNFIGSWLKTYVNFMISWVCPILLGVLSILIIFDKFIGIEKIFG; encoded by the coding sequence ATGGCAAACAGAGGCAGTTTCTCTAGCAAGATAGGTTTTATTTTGGCCGCAGCAGGTTCGGCTGTTGGGCTAGGTAACATTTGGCGGTTTCCTTACTTAGCAGGCCAAAACGGTGGCGCAGCTTTTTTGGTCATCTACTTGATTTGCATACTAACACTTTGTTTTCCTGTGATGGTGGGTGAAATCGCCATTGGAAGAAAAGCGCAAAGCGATGCCTACGGTTCCTACCAAAAATTGGGTGGTGGCAAGTGGGGTTACTTGGGTTTATTCGGCATCTTAGCCGGTATCTTTATTCTTTCATTCTACAATGTAGTGGCGGGCTGGGCATTTGGCTATTTCTTAGAAATATCTTTTGGCAACTTATTAAATGAGCAAGATTTTGGAGCATTTTTTGGAAGCTATATCAACAACATCGGCACGATTATGATATTCTCCATTGGGTTCATGGTGCTGACAGCCTTTGTCGTTTCGCAAGGTGTGCAGAAAGGAATTGAGGCTGCCAATAAAATTATGATGCCGGCTCTTTATGCAATCTTAATTGGACTTATTATCTACAGCCTCACATTACCCAATGCGATTGATGGTGTTAAGTTTTACTTAGTACCCGATTTAAGTAAAATCAATTCGCAAACCTTATTCGATGGGCTCCGCCAGGCCTTCTTTTCACTTTCGCTCGGCATGGGCACGTTGATGACGTATGGTTCGTATGTCGATAAAAAGCAAAATGTAGTTTCCTCCGCGGCTGTCATCTCGATTGCTGATACTTCAGTTGCTTTTTTGGCTGGTTTGATGGTGTTTCCCATGGTGGCGGCCATTGGCGCTTTTGATGTGGAAGGGCCAAGTTTGGTGTTTGTGGTTTTGACTAAGGTGTTTCACAATATGGGCCCCGTGGTGGGGCGAATAGTGGGTGGCTCATTCTTTTTATTACTTTGTTTTGCCGCGCTTACTTCCACCATCTCATTGCTCGAAGTGCCGGTTGCCTACTTAGTAGACCAAAAGAAACTGCCCCGCAAGCCGGTGGTTTGGGGAGTGGCCACATTGATCTTTGTATTGGGCATACCCAGTTTGCTAAGCATGGGGAAGGTAGAGTTTTTATCACACCTACCTTTTTATAAAGGCCGCGACTTCTTAACCTTTGTGAGCGACATGTGCGATTTAAGTTTAACGATTGGAGGCTGTATGCTCTGCATCTTCATTCGCCAGCGTTGGAAGATTGCCAACATGAACGAAGAGTTATCGCACGGCAATCCAAACTTCATAGGGTCATGGCTTAAAACGTATGTGAACTTTATGATTTCTTGGGTGTGCCCTATCTTGCTAGGCGTGCTATCGATATTGATAATCTTCGATAAGTTTATTGGGATTGAGAAAATTTTTGGGTAG
- a CDS encoding TerB family tellurite resistance protein, whose amino-acid sequence MRGFFENQYLSYKKDHIKNLMALAKADGHVHEKERAVIFKIGKRYGLKERQVQTILDSNEKFKVNVPNNHLDKMNVLYDLMLIVFADGVIEKKEIEFCENIAKKLQMKKGVVKWLLDEVFEKGKEPAHDEWEKMRREAEEMFVLNK is encoded by the coding sequence ATGAGAGGATTCTTTGAAAACCAATACCTATCCTACAAAAAAGACCACATTAAAAACCTGATGGCATTGGCCAAGGCAGATGGACACGTGCACGAAAAGGAGAGAGCAGTTATTTTTAAAATAGGCAAGCGCTACGGCTTGAAAGAACGCCAAGTGCAAACCATTTTGGATAGCAACGAAAAATTTAAAGTGAATGTGCCCAACAACCACTTGGATAAAATGAATGTGCTTTACGATTTGATGCTGATAGTATTTGCCGATGGTGTGATTGAAAAAAAGGAAATAGAATTCTGTGAAAACATAGCCAAAAAACTTCAAATGAAGAAAGGTGTCGTAAAATGGCTATTGGATGAAGTTTTTGAAAAAGGAAAAGAGCCTGCCCACGATGAATGGGAGAAGATGAGGCGGGAAGCGGAGGAGATGTTTGTTTTAAATAAGTAG
- a CDS encoding UPF0236 family protein, translated as MRNYLWNYGETLGERYSRRISVLFPLTGVKKNYTTLGQIGIDKRHAFSEGKNGFQISPVMQELMVYAGQLDCYGKGHEVIKQFLQVEVNAAQVYRVTDTYGAELGKTVNGARTPPPVKQQDTLYVEADGSMILTREEQWKEVKVGRIFNSSDCIKIDEKPGWIKRPQYIAHLGDHRSFIEQSDKLIESYGSLGERLVFICDGAPWIRNWIADTFPGALSILDYYHATQYLYPFSESCFKDRQKAQQWTEAQKKLLLNSEVDRVMDNIRELFPGHPQARKILGYYQANKDRMDYKKYLQIGCGLIGSGAIESAHRTVVQKRLKLSGQRWTKRGAQNMLNLRVTHMNGQWDKVVKLVQTEFKAAA; from the coding sequence ATGAGAAACTATTTGTGGAACTATGGCGAGACCTTGGGCGAGAGGTACTCGAGAAGAATCTCGGTCCTGTTCCCCTTAACAGGCGTAAAAAAAAACTACACGACTTTGGGGCAAATAGGAATTGACAAACGGCATGCCTTCAGTGAAGGCAAAAATGGTTTTCAAATCAGCCCTGTGATGCAAGAACTCATGGTGTATGCAGGCCAACTGGATTGTTACGGCAAGGGCCATGAGGTGATCAAGCAATTTCTACAAGTGGAGGTGAATGCCGCGCAAGTGTACCGGGTCACCGATACCTATGGGGCGGAACTTGGCAAAACAGTGAATGGGGCCAGGACACCCCCTCCCGTAAAACAACAAGACACCTTGTACGTAGAGGCGGATGGGTCGATGATCCTGACACGGGAAGAGCAATGGAAAGAAGTAAAAGTAGGCCGGATATTTAATTCATCAGATTGTATCAAAATCGATGAAAAACCGGGCTGGATCAAGCGACCGCAGTATATAGCCCACTTGGGCGATCATCGCTCTTTCATCGAACAAAGCGATAAACTCATTGAATCCTATGGATCGCTGGGCGAGCGATTGGTGTTCATTTGCGATGGTGCACCATGGATCAGAAACTGGATAGCAGATACTTTTCCAGGTGCACTATCAATCTTGGATTATTATCATGCCACTCAATACCTGTACCCCTTTTCGGAATCATGTTTCAAGGACAGGCAAAAGGCACAACAGTGGACCGAGGCACAAAAAAAACTTCTGTTGAACAGTGAAGTGGATCGGGTAATGGATAACATCAGGGAATTATTTCCCGGCCATCCACAAGCCAGAAAAATTTTGGGCTACTATCAAGCCAATAAAGACAGAATGGACTATAAAAAATATTTACAAATAGGTTGCGGCCTTATTGGTTCAGGCGCCATTGAATCCGCTCATCGAACCGTGGTGCAAAAGCGACTTAAACTCTCCGGACAGCGCTGGACCAAGAGAGGAGCACAGAACATGCTCAACTTACGCGTAACGCACATGAATGGCCAATGGGACAAAGTAGTTAAACTCGTACAAACTGAATTTAAAGCCGCAGCTTAA
- a CDS encoding ABC-F family ATP-binding cassette domain-containing protein, with the protein MNYLSAEDLSKSFNDRWLFKDITIGIGQGEKVALVGENGTGKSTLLKILTGQIKSDSGVVSMREGIKFGYLTQQPNVADILTVKEILFDDKNKVAQAVREYEDCLHHPEVSAERMQRALEKMEELNAWDYDAKVQEITGRLGITDLDQKFGELSGGQRKRIFLAQMLLTEPDLIIMDEPTNHLDLEAIEWLEKYLSGQNMTVLMVTHDRYFLDNVSKVVLELDRGKLYRYVGNYAYFLEKKQEREEMLKTEVSKARNLLKKELDWMRKQPRARGTKAKYRIEAFYELQDKASVNLKKDKLELDLKEARQGGKILELHNVSKSYGDKKMVEKFSYVFKKKDRIGIVGKNGIGKSTFLDMLTGKSKPTSGEIIPGVTTKVGYFTQEVQTLTLTNRVIEEVKNIAEFITLSDGSQISASKFLDNFLFPPEKQYNIIEKLSGGEKKRLQLLKVLVTNPNFLILDEPTNDFDIDTLNVLEDFLDKFTGCLVLVSHDRYFMDHLVDQLFIFEGEGKIKPFNGNYSDYRDYLEEIETSTKSVQSTDNQDLKIELKTKKGLSYNEKIELEKLPTEIEKMETEKVQLTEQLNAGSTDHEVLTKLAIQIQELGNSIEEKTARWLELSEMAGV; encoded by the coding sequence GTGAATTATCTCTCTGCCGAAGACCTCTCAAAATCCTTTAACGACCGCTGGCTTTTTAAAGACATCACCATTGGCATTGGTCAGGGCGAGAAGGTGGCCTTGGTAGGTGAGAACGGTACGGGCAAATCTACGCTGCTAAAAATACTAACTGGTCAGATAAAATCAGATAGTGGTGTGGTGAGCATGCGCGAAGGCATCAAGTTTGGCTACCTCACGCAGCAACCAAATGTAGCCGATATTCTTACGGTGAAAGAAATTTTGTTTGACGATAAGAACAAAGTTGCCCAAGCCGTGCGCGAATACGAAGATTGCCTTCACCACCCCGAAGTAAGTGCCGAGCGAATGCAGCGCGCTCTTGAAAAGATGGAAGAATTGAACGCGTGGGATTACGATGCCAAGGTGCAGGAGATTACGGGCCGTTTGGGCATTACTGATTTGGACCAAAAATTTGGAGAGCTCTCGGGCGGGCAGCGCAAGCGTATTTTTTTGGCACAAATGCTTCTGACTGAACCAGACCTTATTATTATGGATGAGCCGACCAACCATTTGGACTTGGAGGCCATTGAATGGTTGGAGAAATACCTCAGCGGCCAGAACATGACTGTGCTGATGGTGACCCACGACCGATACTTCTTAGACAACGTTTCAAAGGTGGTTTTAGAGCTTGACCGAGGTAAACTTTATCGGTATGTAGGCAACTATGCCTACTTTTTAGAGAAGAAGCAAGAGCGTGAAGAAATGTTAAAAACGGAAGTTTCAAAGGCAAGAAATCTGCTGAAAAAGGAGTTGGATTGGATGCGTAAACAGCCCAGGGCTCGGGGAACAAAGGCCAAATACCGTATCGAGGCGTTTTACGAATTGCAGGATAAGGCATCGGTAAACCTTAAGAAAGACAAGCTTGAATTGGATTTGAAAGAGGCCAGGCAGGGCGGAAAGATTTTGGAGCTCCACAACGTATCCAAAAGCTATGGCGACAAAAAGATGGTGGAGAAGTTCTCGTACGTGTTTAAGAAGAAAGACCGTATTGGCATTGTTGGTAAGAATGGCATTGGCAAGTCGACTTTCTTGGATATGCTTACGGGTAAATCAAAACCAACATCGGGTGAGATTATACCAGGCGTAACAACTAAAGTAGGCTACTTCACGCAAGAAGTACAAACACTGACGCTTACCAATCGGGTAATTGAAGAAGTAAAGAACATTGCTGAGTTCATTACCTTATCGGATGGTTCTCAGATTTCAGCATCCAAGTTTTTAGATAACTTTTTGTTCCCACCCGAAAAGCAATACAACATTATTGAAAAATTGAGCGGTGGTGAAAAGAAGCGATTGCAGTTGTTGAAGGTATTGGTGACCAATCCTAATTTTTTGATTTTGGATGAACCTACCAACGACTTTGATATCGACACACTGAATGTGCTAGAAGACTTTTTGGACAAGTTCACGGGCTGCTTGGTGTTGGTCTCTCACGACCGTTACTTTATGGATCATTTGGTCGATCAGCTTTTCATCTTTGAAGGCGAAGGAAAGATTAAGCCTTTCAATGGAAATTACTCGGATTATAGAGACTATTTGGAAGAAATAGAAACTTCCACCAAGTCTGTTCAATCAACTGATAATCAAGATTTAAAGATTGAATTAAAAACCAAAAAAGGACTTTCTTACAACGAGAAAATTGAGCTCGAAAAATTGCCTACCGAAATCGAAAAAATGGAAACGGAGAAAGTTCAATTAACGGAACAATTGAATGCTGGTAGCACTGACCACGAAGTGCTTACCAAACTTGCAATACAGATCCAGGAGTTGGGTAATTCCATTGAAGAGAAGACCGCGAGGTGGTTGGAGTTGAGTGAGATGGCGGGTGTGTAA
- a CDS encoding alpha/beta hydrolase — protein MLRLPYFILMSFLFYNCIHEKNSTDFETITKDDTWRQSITTGKFVQLSKGYTYYEFSNPQADTILVLVHGFSVPSYIWDSTFYAATQHGYATLRYDNFGRGNSDNPDAIYDVNLFANQLRELLDTLQINKPITLLGLSDGGRTISAFAAQSPARIQNLVYVDAAGFETPETNQEHPAAISEKEVLDFKDSDRYRNMAKGQLSDFYDSTRFRGWDKKYGSLMKSRGFVRALLSTLKNRTPLQEEHHKIAEAKLPVYAIWGEHDTVVVLNDVRDNLTSLLPEAKLFVIPQAGHLPHMEQAKLFHEILFEKILRKK, from the coding sequence ATGCTCAGATTACCCTATTTCATTTTGATGTCATTTCTCTTCTACAACTGCATTCACGAAAAAAACTCTACCGACTTTGAAACCATCACAAAAGACGACACGTGGCGCCAATCTATTACTACTGGAAAATTTGTTCAATTGAGCAAAGGCTACACGTACTACGAATTCAGCAACCCGCAAGCTGATACCATATTGGTACTAGTACATGGATTTTCAGTCCCGTCCTATATTTGGGATTCTACTTTCTATGCCGCCACACAACACGGTTATGCTACTCTTCGCTACGATAATTTTGGTCGCGGCAACTCCGACAATCCCGATGCGATTTATGATGTTAATCTATTTGCCAATCAATTGCGCGAACTGCTTGACACCCTTCAAATCAACAAGCCGATTACGCTGTTGGGGCTATCCGATGGTGGCCGAACCATTTCTGCTTTTGCGGCACAGTCTCCAGCGCGCATTCAAAATTTAGTGTATGTAGATGCCGCAGGCTTTGAGACACCGGAAACAAACCAAGAGCATCCGGCAGCAATTTCTGAAAAGGAAGTTCTTGATTTTAAAGATAGTGACCGTTACCGAAATATGGCAAAAGGACAGCTCAGTGATTTTTATGATTCTACGCGCTTTCGCGGATGGGATAAAAAATATGGGTCGCTCATGAAATCGCGGGGCTTTGTGCGTGCCCTCCTATCGACACTAAAAAATCGTACTCCATTGCAAGAGGAACACCATAAAATTGCCGAAGCCAAATTACCCGTGTATGCCATCTGGGGTGAGCACGACACAGTGGTAGTATTAAACGATGTGCGCGACAATCTCACCTCTCTACTGCCTGAAGCAAAATTGTTTGTAATCCCTCAGGCTGGCCATCTGCCACACATGGAACAGGCGAAGCTGTTTCATGAGATTTTATTTGAGAAGATTTTGCGGAAAAAATAA